In one window of Megalopta genalis isolate 19385.01 chromosome 4, iyMegGena1_principal, whole genome shotgun sequence DNA:
- the LOC117219017 gene encoding synaptotagmin-10, which translates to MGVLKTESILEETILPSEEANYSVQGHAEEWTETFSYQLMIGSGVTLMVLLLLAAVSFQCSSSWRWMTWVRSYMKEDDGENDLSQQNAIRISHSLPDLQSEPITHEYVQEQKDNKKVLRQTTLPIVPMRHQSFQRQLSHRLDLPNIKFSICNLENRSDSSLGLIKPELYKKELQRQESAESSSTTEMEYAGKLHFSLLYDKEIEGLVVKVLDARELPVKDVSGSSDPYVKIYLLPDRKKKYQTKVHRKNLNPVFNETFIFSVSYDELRERYLQFSVYDFDRFSRHDLIGQVVFKGLLECTDLSQEIEYMMDIMCAMQDKVDLGELMLSLCYLPTAGRLTVTVIKARNLKAMDITGLSDPYVKVYLLCQGKRIKKKKTSVKKNTLFPSYNEALVFDVPEENIEDVSLIVKVVDYDRIGSNELMGCTAIGSSFIGIGRDHWLEMLDNPRQPVAQWYPLLETVAGHIPSVNSEPLPMSLSCLNKR; encoded by the exons AAGAATGGACGGAAACATTCTCGTATCAACTGATGATAGGCAGCGGAGTCACGTTGATGGTTTTGTTACTGCTGGCTGCCGTGAGCTTCCAGTGCTCATCTAGCTGGCGATGGATGACATGGGTGAGGTCGTACATGAAGGAGGACGACGGTGAGAACGACTTGTCCCAGCAAAACGCCATACGCATCAGTCACTCCTTACCGGATCTCCAGTCTGAACCCATCACTCACGAATACGTCCAAGAACAGAAGGATAACAAGAAG GTGCTGCGCCAGACAACTTTACCCATTGTCCCGATGAGGCACCAGAGCTTCCAGAGACAGCTTTCCCACCGACTCGACCTGCCGAATATCAAGTTCAGCATCTGCAACCTGGAGAATCGCAGCGATTCCAGCCTCGGATTGATCAAG CCGGAACTTTACAAAAAGGAGCTGCAGAGGCAGGAGAGCGCGGAAAGCTCCAGCACCACGGAGATGGAGTACGCGGGCAAGCTGCATTTCTCTCTGCTCTACGACAAAGAGATCGAGGGATTGGTCGTTAAA GTTCTAGATGCTCGAGAACTACCGGTGAAAGATGTGTCGGGCAGCAGCGATCCTTACGTAAAGATATACCTGTTGCCGGACAGAAAGAAGAAGTATCAGACGAAGGTGCATCGAAAGAATCTGAACCCGGTGTTCAACGAGACGTTCATCTTCAG CGTATCGTACGATGAACTGCGGGAACGATACCTCCAATTCTCGGTGTACGATTTCGATCGCTTCTCGCGGCACGATCTGATTGGACAAGTAGTGTTCAAAGGATTGTTAGAGTGCACCGATCTGTCCCAAGAGATCGAGTACATGATGGACATCATGTGCGCCATGCAG GACAAAGTGGATTTGGGAGAGCTGATGCTGTCGCTCTGCTATCTACCGACGGCGGGACGGCTAACGGTGACCGTCATCAAGGCTAGGAACCTGAAAGCCATGGACATAACAGGATTATCCG ATCCGTACGTGAAGGTGTACCTGCTCTGCCAGGGCAAGAggataaagaagaagaagacttcGGTGAAGAAGAACACGTTGTTCCCGTCGTACAATGAGGCTCTCGTGTTCGACGTGCCCGAGGAGAACATAGAGGACGTCAGTCTAATAGTAAAAGTGGTCGATTATGACAG GATTGGCTCGAACGAATTAATGGGTTGCACAGCGATTGGCTCCAGCTTCATTGGAATCGGACGTGATCATTGGCTGGAGATGCTGGACAATCCGAGGCAGCCCGTCGCGCAATGGTATCCTCTGCTGGAGACAGTCGCTGGCCACATCCCGTCTGTGAACTCGGAACCGCTTCCGATGAGTCTGAGCTGCTTAAATAAAAG ATGA